A single genomic interval of Xyrauchen texanus isolate HMW12.3.18 chromosome 8, RBS_HiC_50CHRs, whole genome shotgun sequence harbors:
- the LOC127647729 gene encoding caspase recruitment domain-containing protein 11-like has translation MDNGGSMMNLIDYGETLWENAEKNRYILCRFINPNKLTSYLRQCKVIDEQDEDEVLNSRLLESKANRAGRLLDILHTKGERGYVVFLESLELYYPDLYKIVTGKEPTRRCSTIVVEEGQEGLIQFLMNEVMKLQQQSKAKDVQRVDFMTKCRTLEDEHKKLRLANQELLTFQERYNKMKEERNNYNDELIKVKDDNYQLAMRYAQLSEEKNMAVMRSRDLQLEIDQLKHKLNKLDEECKMERRQSLKLKNDIENRPRKEQIFELERENEVLKIKIQELQSIIQPGPLPDSDKAILDILEHDRQEALEDRQELVNRLYNLHEEVRQAEELRDKYLEEKEDLELKCSTLVKDCEMYKNRMNTIMVQLEEVERERDQAFKSRDDAQHLVSQCLIDKDKYRKQIRELEEKSDELQIEIVRKEAKIVNVECKLRRISKENGLDQSLPRDITPQIIAQHFGPPDPNNGGHSEDSGEDTVEDQEQRFKRRHNLKARVARPKSPASGLKSLQLQALTFTNGDLSEPAATEGISPANANLMNSPITPTPNVGDIYCKNLRYRNDSILSTAPEPPDQHSIVRRIKENPNSQFKCIPFSDTADTDSGDNADMDDHDVDISSYGPSSIHSSSSSHQSETMDSYDLEQVNNIFRKFSLERPFRPSFNSDPPRSSLRPVQSLSLSGENLLSDIALIGGNDSGIFVFSVQSGSNAERAGVKVGHHLLMLEGNVRGEAQSVALDTCTKEEAHWTLQRCSGQVHLHYKSNYDGYRRLLKEIEEGTVVSGDSFYIRLNLNISSQSDSCSLNVRCDEVLHVLDTMHQSKCEWLCARVDAFTDKDLERGTIPSYSRAQQLLLVKIQKLMCRGGREEADTLRGLRNTLQPEEPTPSPDPKSSPRLSRASIFICQILQFVSRTDNKYKRMNSNERVRIVNGGNPSRPGFETLRPEDSSDPESDLNKSLNLIPYSLVTPHQCQRKRPVLFTPNILAKTIVQKFLNLGGAMEFNICKPDILTKDEFLMKQKIEPIIYSKEKQGGTYECITPENIEAVASKNKHCLLEADLSCVKDLLRREIYPIVIFIKICERNIKKLRRLPLKVDSEDEFLKMCRSKEKELETLPCLYASVESDFWGGVEDLLKIIKDKIFEEQKKTVWVEQDLL, from the exons ATGGACAACGGAGGCTCAATGATGAACTTGATAGACTACGGAGAGACATTATGGGAGAACGCAGAGAAAAACAGGTACATCCTGTGTCGTTTCATCAACCCCAACAAACTGACTTCGTACCTGCGGCAATGCAAAGTCATCGATGAGCAGGACGAAGATGAAGTGCTGAACTCTCGCCTGTTGGAGTCAAAAGCCAACCGAGCAG GTCGGCTACTAGATATCCTACACACAAAGGGAGAGCGGGGCTATGTGGTGTTTTTGGAGAGTCTGGAGTTGTACTACCCTGACCTCTACAAAATCGTTACTGGGAAGGAGCCTACTCGCAGATGCTCCACTATTGTTG TGGAAGAGGGGCAGGAAGGGCTCATCCAGTTTTTAATGAATGAGGTCATGAAGCTGCAGCAGCAATCCAAGGCTAAAGATGTGCAGCGGGTTGACTTCATGACCAAATGCCGCACGCTAGAAGACGAGCACAAGAAGCTTCGGCTTGCAAACCAGGAGTTGCTTACATTCCAGGAGCGCTACAATAAGATGAAAGAAGAACGCAATAACTATAACGATGAACTCATTAAGGTGAAGGATGACAACTATCAGCTGGCCATGCGGTATGCCCAGCTCAGCGAGGAGAAGAACATGGCCGTTATGAGGAGCCGGGACCTGCAGCTAGAG ATTGACCAGCTTAAGCACAAACTCAACAAGTTGGATGAGGAGTGTAAAATGGAGAGGAGGCAATCTCTGAAATTGAAGAATGACATTGAGAACCGACCCCGGAAGGAGCAGATATTTGAGCTGGAGCGCGAGAATGAAGTCTTGAAGATCAAAATCCAGGAGTTGCAGTCCATCATACAG CCGGGACCCCTGCCTGATTCAGACAAGGCCATCCTGGATATCCTGGAGCATGATCgacaggaggctctggaggatcGTCAGGAGCTTGTCAACAGACTCTATAACCTGCATGAGGAGGTCCGACAGGCTGAGGAGCTCAGGGACAAG TACCTAGAAGAGAAGGAAGACCTTGAACTGAAGTGCTCCACTTTGGTGAAGGACTGTGAAATGTACAAGAACCGCATGAATACCATCATGGTTCAGCTGGAAGAGGTGGAACGTGAGCGAGACCAG GCTTTCAAGTCAAGAGATGATGCCCAACATCTTGTGTCTCAGTGTTTGATTGATAAAGACAAGTACCGCAAGCAAATACGGGAGTTGGAGGAAAAGAGCGATGAACTTCAAATTGAGATTGTGCGCAAAGAAGCCAAGATTGTCAACGTGGAGTGCAAACTTAGACGTATATCTAAGGAAAATGGTTTGGATCAG AGTTTGCCACGAGACATTACTCCACAAATTATAGCTCAGCACTTTGGCCCGCCTGACCCAAATAATGGAGGACATTCTGAAGACTCTGGAGAAGACACTGTTGAGGATCAAGAGCAGAGGTTCAAACGTAGACATAACCTCAAGGCCAGG GTTGCCAGACCAAAATCTCCAGCAAGTGGACTTAAAAGTCTGCAGTTACAAG CCTTGACATTCACCAATGGAGATCTCTCAGAACCTGCAGCCACTGAAGGCATAAGTCCAGCCAATGCCAACTTAATGAATTCTCCTATCACACCCACCCCTAATGTTGGAGATATctactgtaaaaat CTGCGCTACCGTAATGACAGCATCTTGTCCACTGCGCCCGAGCCTCCAGACCAGCATTCCATTGTCAGGAGGATAAAAGAGAACCCAAACTCGCAGTTCAAGTG TATTCCCTTTTCAGACACTGCAGATACTGACAGTGGAGACAATGCAGATATGG ATGACCATGACGTAGACATTTCCTCCTACGGGCCTTCGTCCATTCACTCGTCTTCATCTTCCCACCAGTCTGAGACAATGGACTCCTATGATCTGGAGCAAGTCAATAACATCTTCAGGAAATTCTCTTTGGAAAG ACCATTCCGTCCTTCGTTTAATTCAGACCCTCCTCGCAGCTCGTTGCGGCCAGTGCAGAGCCTTTCTCTGTCAGGAGAAAATCTTTTATCAGACATCGCTCTGATTGGTGGAAATGATAGTGGCATCTTTGTTTTCTCGGTCCAGTCCGGTTCTAATGCAGAGCGAGCCGGAGTTAAAGTTGGACACCATCTCTTAATG CTGGAGGGCAATGTCCGTGGAGAAGCCCAGAGCGTGGCTTTGGACACATGCACCAAGGAGGAAGCCCACTGGACACTGCAGAGATGTTCTGGACAGGTGCATCTCCACTACAAGTCCAACTATGATG GCTATAGACGGCTGCTGAAAGAAATTGAAGAGGGCACGGTGGTGTCGGGAGACTCCTTCTACATACGTCTCAATCTAAACATCTCCAGCCAGTCAGATAGTTGCTCATTGAATGTAAGATGTGATGAGGTTCTCCACGTGCTGGACACCATGCATCAGAGCAAGTGCGAATGGCTGTGTGCTCGTGTGGACGCTTTTACCGACAAGGACCTGGAGAGAGGCACTATACCGAGCTACTCCAG AGCCCAGCAGCTCCTCTTGGTGAAAATTCAGAAGCTGATGTGTCGAGGAGGTCGAGAGGAAGCAGACACTCTGCGGGGGCTCCGG AACACTCTACAACCTGAGGAACCCACACCATCTCCAGACCCCAAATCCAGCCCACGCCTGTCCAGAGCCAGTATCTTCATCTGTCAGATATTACAG TTTGTCAGCAGGACGGATAACAAGTACAAGAGGATGAACAGCAATGAGCGTGTCCGCATTGTCAATGGAGGGAATCCATCTAGACCAGGCTTTGAAACGTTGAGGCCTGAGG ATTCGTCTGACCCAGAGAGTGACTTAAATAAGAGCTTGAACCTCATTCCATATAGTCTGGTGACTCCACACCAATGTCAGCGCAAAAGGCCTGTCCTCTTCACCCCCAACATCCTGGCCAAGACCATCGTCCAGAAGTTCCTCAATCTTGGAGGCGCTATGGAATTCAATATCTGCAAACCAG ACATTCTGACAAAAGATGAATTCCTCATGAAACAGAAGATAGAGCCCATCATTTATTCCAAAGAAAAGCAGGGAGGCACATATGAATGCATCACCCCAGAAAATATCGAAGCAGTTGCCTCCAAG